A single region of the Acanthopagrus latus isolate v.2019 chromosome 11, fAcaLat1.1, whole genome shotgun sequence genome encodes:
- the s1pr3a gene encoding sphingosine 1-phosphate receptor 3a codes for MGNILEEGMNEVIVRHYNHSGKWDLHRSSSACKKAVLLFICVLIVLENLMVLLALWRNKRFHSRMYFLIGNLALSDLLAGVAYVVNIFTSGRNTYFLTPVQWLAREGSMFVALSASTFSLLAIGIERHMTMVRLRPCETAGRGRLLGLLAACWLVSVLLSALPSLGWNCLDNMTSCSTVLPLYAKSYVAFCISVFSALLVAIIILYIRIYRLVTSSGRRVSSRPSERSLTLLRTVVIVLGVFVMCWTPLFLLLLLDVGCSPNKCPVLYQVDWFIALAVLNSALNPLIYTLSSREMRAAFFRLLCCCQSSMESTGTAVAGNPHLGTVIPTAENSKTSLGGGGGSGAGKTTLNRGKVPAPTNSDNKHGDPSATAVPHPPGPADLLSAVLVKAGALPPLSKF; via the coding sequence atgGGGAACATCCTGGAGGAAGGGATGAACGAAGTCATCGTCAGACACTACAACCACTCGGGGAAGTGGGACCTGCATCGCAGCAGCAGCGCCTGTAAGAAGGCCGTGCTGCTTTTCATCTGCGTGCTGATCGTCCTGGAGAACCTCATGGTCCTGCTCGCTCTCTGGAGGAACAAGCGCTTCCACAGCCGCATGTACTTCCTCATCGGAAACCTAGCGCTGTCAGACCTGCTGGCCGGTGTGGCCTACGTGGTGAACATCTTCACCTCAGGGCGCAACACCTACTTCCTGACGCCGGTGCAGTGGCTGGCCAGAGAGGGGAGCATGTTTGTGGCCCTCAGCGCGTCCACGTTCAGCCTCCTGGCCATTGGGATCGAGAGGCACATGACTATGGTGCGTTTGCGTCCGTGTGAGACAGCAGGTCGGGGGAGACTTCTCGGGCTGCTGGCAGCCTGCTGGCTTGTGTCAGTGCTGCTCAGTGCCCTGCCCAGCCTGGGCTGGAACTGCCTGGACAACATGACCTCCTGCTCCACGGTGCTGCCGCTCTACGCTAAGAGTTACGTGGCCTTTTGCATCAGTGTCTTCAGCGCGCTGCTGGTGGCCATCATCATCCTCTACATCAGGATCTACCGCCTGGTGACCTCTAGCGGCCGCAGGGTGAGCAGCCGGCCTTCGGAGCGCTCGCTGACCCTGCTGCGGACAGTGGTGATCGTTCTGGGAGTGTTTGTCATGTGCTGGACCCcgctcttcctcctgctgctgctggatgtgggTTGCAGCCCAAATAAGTGCCCCGTGCTCTACCAGGTGGACTGGTTCATCGCCTTGGCCGTGCTCAACTCTGCCCTCAACCCCCTGATTTACACTCTGTCCAGCAGGGAGATGAGGGCGGCGTTCTTCcggctgctgtgctgctgtcagagcagcATGGAGTCCACTGGGACTGCTGTGGCGGGCAACCCCCACCTGGGCACTGTCATCCCTACGGCGGAGAACAGCAAGACGAGTTTGGGCGGGGGAGGGGGCAGTGGGGCTGGCAAGACCACGCTGAACAGAGGGAAGGTTCCCGCGCCTACGAACTCTGACAACAAGCATGGAGACCCCTCAGCCACTGCTGTGCCTCACCCACCCGGACCTGCAGACCTGCTCTCAGCTGTGCTGGTGAAGGCGGGGGCGCTGCCACCCCTCAGCAAGTTCTGA